One window from the genome of Pseudonocardia hierapolitana encodes:
- a CDS encoding GNAT family N-acetyltransferase produces the protein MAPGGKHDLIVDGERIRTARLLLRPWILDDAEAALAIYGADDVSRWLAPAVERVPDIATMRAHLGSWMTECASVDSCQGRWAVELQETGEVVGGVTLLPLPPYELDLQVGWQIVPKAWGNGFATEAGHAVAHYAFEAGLDEIFAVVRPKNVKGAATARRVGMEWVGVTDKYYDLTLEVYRLRRGDLDVPTPNVENQDESS, from the coding sequence ATGGCACCCGGGGGGAAGCACGATCTGATCGTCGACGGGGAGCGCATCCGCACGGCCCGGCTCCTCCTGCGGCCGTGGATCCTCGACGACGCCGAGGCCGCGCTCGCCATCTACGGTGCCGACGACGTGTCCAGATGGCTCGCGCCGGCGGTGGAGCGGGTGCCCGACATCGCGACGATGCGGGCGCACCTCGGTAGCTGGATGACCGAATGCGCGTCGGTGGACTCCTGCCAGGGCCGTTGGGCCGTCGAGCTGCAGGAGACCGGCGAGGTGGTCGGCGGCGTGACCTTGTTGCCGCTGCCTCCGTACGAACTGGACCTCCAGGTCGGATGGCAGATCGTTCCGAAGGCCTGGGGCAACGGATTTGCGACCGAGGCCGGCCATGCCGTCGCCCACTACGCCTTCGAAGCCGGCCTGGACGAGATCTTCGCCGTGGTGCGCCCGAAGAACGTGAAGGGTGCGGCCACCGCGCGTCGCGTCGGAATGGAGTGGGTCGGCGTGACGGACAAGTACTACGACCTCACGCTCGAGGTGTACCGCCTCCGTCGAGGCGATCTGGACGTGCCGACACCCAACGTCGAGAACCAGGACGAATCATCATGA
- a CDS encoding CBS domain-containing protein, producing MRPPATIEPDAHLAAAAYLIEHLHDPALVVVDEDTHEPVAMITAAEITRAVAHGRSLEDTRVSQVVTAKPVTVRADAFAEDAARLMLSHGIRHLPVVEGRRLVGMVELADLCRASFAP from the coding sequence ATGAGGCCGCCGGCGACGATCGAACCGGACGCGCACCTCGCCGCGGCCGCCTACCTGATCGAGCACCTCCACGACCCGGCGCTCGTGGTGGTGGACGAGGACACCCACGAACCCGTCGCGATGATCACCGCCGCCGAGATCACCAGGGCGGTCGCCCACGGTCGAAGCCTCGAGGACACGCGCGTCAGCCAGGTCGTCACGGCGAAGCCGGTGACGGTCCGAGCCGATGCCTTCGCCGAGGACGCGGCCCGGCTGATGCTGTCCCACGGCATCCGGCACTTGCCGGTCGTCGAGGGCCGGCGGCTCGTCGGGATGGTCGAGCTCGCCGATCTGTGCCGGGCGAGCTTCGCGCCCTGA
- a CDS encoding macrolide family glycosyltransferase: MSTIAFLNIGMHGRVNPTLPVVAELVRRGHSVTYHTTPAFREEIEATGATVHLYPGGDQPLPDPPTPVTLVEGLALTTVRVLPTVLSELRRIRPDLIVHDNACPWGAVAARELGVPAASSFTTFAFDRHVPSPTRASRDLLVEAAARRRSLLGYLRSRWELRRRFDTRGLPLIDLGNIRQPLNLVYTSRALQPAVEYFDQSYRFVGPSIGSRPADPSFPLDRLRDPVLYASLGTVFNADPQLLRGFAAALAPLGGTVVVSTGQTDPAALGPLPARVLARRSVPQPEVLARAALFVTHGGMNSVNEATYAGVPMLVVPQGADQPLVARRVVELGAGLSIGTRDAAVDSVHALARRLLDDPRYRAGAADLQVAQRRAGGYRRAADEIERYLHPAGPVGRTTPADPLRQR, encoded by the coding sequence ATGAGCACCATCGCGTTCCTCAACATCGGCATGCACGGGCGCGTCAACCCGACGCTGCCGGTCGTGGCCGAGCTCGTGCGGCGCGGCCACTCCGTCACCTACCACACCACGCCCGCCTTCCGGGAGGAGATCGAGGCCACCGGCGCGACCGTGCACCTCTATCCCGGGGGTGACCAGCCGCTCCCCGACCCGCCGACGCCGGTCACGCTGGTGGAGGGGCTCGCGCTCACGACGGTCCGCGTGCTGCCCACCGTGCTCTCCGAATTGCGTCGCATCCGGCCCGACCTGATCGTCCACGACAACGCATGCCCGTGGGGCGCGGTCGCCGCCCGCGAGCTCGGGGTGCCGGCGGCGTCGTCGTTCACCACGTTCGCGTTCGACCGGCACGTGCCCAGCCCCACCCGCGCCTCGCGGGACCTGCTCGTCGAGGCGGCGGCTCGCCGCCGCAGCCTCCTCGGCTACCTGCGGTCGCGCTGGGAGCTGCGCCGCCGCTTCGACACGCGCGGGTTGCCGCTGATCGACCTCGGGAACATCCGCCAGCCGCTCAACCTGGTCTACACCTCACGGGCCTTGCAGCCCGCCGTCGAGTACTTCGACCAGTCCTACCGGTTCGTCGGCCCGAGCATCGGCTCCCGCCCGGCCGACCCGTCGTTCCCGCTCGATCGGCTGCGGGACCCCGTGCTGTACGCCTCGCTGGGCACGGTCTTCAACGCCGACCCGCAGCTGTTGCGCGGCTTCGCCGCCGCGCTCGCCCCGCTGGGCGGCACCGTGGTCGTCTCCACCGGGCAGACCGATCCCGCCGCGCTGGGGCCGTTGCCCGCGCGCGTGCTCGCCCGCCGCTCCGTGCCGCAACCGGAGGTGCTGGCCCGCGCGGCGCTGTTCGTCACCCACGGCGGGATGAACAGCGTCAACGAGGCCACGTACGCCGGCGTTCCGATGCTGGTGGTCCCGCAGGGCGCTGACCAGCCGCTGGTGGCCCGTCGGGTGGTCGAGCTCGGCGCCGGCCTGTCGATCGGCACCCGTGATGCGGCCGTGGACAGCGTGCACGCCCTCGCGCGGCGCCTGCTCGACGACCCCCGCTACCGGGCGGGCGCAGCCGACCTGCAGGTCGCCCAGCGCCGGGCGGGCGGCTACCGGCGCGCCGCCGACGAGATCGAGCGCTACCTGCACCCGGCCGGTCCGGTCGGCCGGACGACCCCTGCCGATCCGCTACGACAGCGCTGA
- a CDS encoding patatin-like phospholipase family protein yields MRFGEWPSCETRPTTTGGNGTSPPLSGRTAVGPEPAGLGALPRPVAAVVGGGGVFGAAQVGAGYALEQRGFVPDLIFGTSVGALNGAIVAAHPGTAASWLDHVWTRLRRRDVFPLGYPSSRVSVFADHGLRRLIARAGLPSRIEELAIPFSAIAMDLVTGAQVLLDHGDLESALLASAAIPGVLPPVLRAGRMLVDGGVIAFVPVRAAHQAGAASVVVLPTGPASWPLRPTIPRRRAGAIAARAGLLMWHHQIERDLHEVSEHIPTVVLPTGIEAWPSPWDFGHSGRLISTASAAAARFLDRLRISGPGLYRAEHPPAASAGPAGAATPSLSGADR; encoded by the coding sequence ATGAGGTTCGGCGAGTGGCCGTCCTGCGAGACGCGCCCGACCACGACGGGCGGCAACGGGACGAGCCCACCGTTGTCGGGCCGGACGGCCGTGGGCCCGGAGCCGGCGGGCCTGGGCGCCCTTCCCCGTCCCGTCGCGGCGGTGGTGGGTGGCGGCGGTGTGTTCGGCGCGGCGCAGGTCGGCGCCGGATACGCGCTGGAGCAGCGCGGATTCGTCCCGGATCTGATCTTCGGCACCTCGGTCGGCGCCCTCAACGGGGCGATCGTGGCCGCGCACCCCGGCACCGCCGCGTCATGGCTGGACCACGTGTGGACCAGGCTGCGCCGACGTGACGTGTTCCCGCTCGGCTACCCGTCCTCCCGCGTCAGCGTCTTCGCCGATCACGGCCTGCGCCGGCTGATCGCCCGTGCCGGGCTGCCGTCGCGGATCGAGGAGCTTGCGATCCCGTTCAGCGCGATCGCCATGGACCTGGTCACCGGGGCTCAGGTGTTGCTCGACCACGGTGATCTCGAGTCGGCGCTGCTGGCCAGCGCCGCCATTCCCGGCGTCCTGCCCCCGGTGCTCCGCGCCGGCCGGATGCTCGTCGACGGCGGGGTGATCGCCTTCGTCCCGGTGCGCGCAGCCCACCAGGCCGGAGCGGCCAGCGTCGTGGTGCTGCCGACCGGGCCGGCGAGCTGGCCGCTGCGCCCGACCATCCCGCGCAGGCGGGCCGGTGCGATCGCCGCCCGGGCCGGGCTGCTGATGTGGCACCACCAGATCGAGCGCGACCTGCACGAGGTGTCCGAGCACATCCCGACCGTCGTCCTGCCGACCGGCATCGAGGCCTGGCCCTCCCCGTGGGACTTCGGCCACTCCGGGCGGTTGATCAGCACCGCGTCCGCCGCGGCTGCGCGCTTCCTCGACCGGTTGCGGATCAGCGGGCCCGGCCTGTACCGGGCGGAGCACCCCCCGGCGGCATCGGCAGGTCCGGCCGGGGCGGCGACTCCCTCCCTGTCGGGGGCGGACCGATGA
- a CDS encoding YceI family protein yields MTTATTAIPGYLAGTWDIDPVHSDVSFTVRHMMVSKVRGRFGTFSGEIVTGENLTGSSVTASIDAASIDTGNGQRDRHLRSADFFDVERYPTWTFRSTGVRADGDDLVVDGELTIKGVTRSVPLAVEVGGIGPDAGGGTRIGFSASITIDRNDFGVDIKMPLDGSGVVVSDKVQIAIEIEAVLRQE; encoded by the coding sequence ATGACCACGGCCACGACCGCAATTCCCGGTTACCTCGCGGGTACCTGGGACATCGACCCCGTTCACTCCGACGTCTCCTTCACGGTGCGCCACATGATGGTGAGCAAGGTGCGAGGCCGGTTCGGCACCTTCTCCGGGGAGATCGTCACCGGCGAGAACCTGACCGGCTCGTCCGTCACCGCGTCGATCGACGCGGCCTCGATCGACACCGGTAACGGCCAACGCGACCGGCACCTCCGCTCGGCCGACTTCTTCGACGTCGAGAGGTACCCCACCTGGACGTTCCGCTCGACGGGCGTGCGCGCCGACGGCGACGACCTCGTGGTGGACGGGGAGCTCACGATCAAGGGAGTGACCCGGTCGGTGCCGCTGGCCGTGGAGGTGGGCGGCATCGGACCGGACGCAGGCGGCGGCACCCGCATCGGATTCTCCGCTTCGATCACGATCGATCGCAACGATTTCGGCGTTGACATCAAGATGCCGCTCGACGGCAGCGGCGTCGTCGTCAGCGACAAGGTGCAGATCGCCATCGAGATCGAGGCAGTGCTGCGCCAGGAATGA
- a CDS encoding arginine deiminase family protein yields MRILKAVEGRREAEREQWNDADNFLAIAPGVVLGYDRGCSARCSTGSSSAGSARAPSRS; encoded by the coding sequence GTGCGCATCCTCAAGGCCGTCGAGGGCAGGCGCGAAGCCGAGCGCGAGCAGTGGAACGACGCCGACAACTTCCTCGCGATCGCACCCGGTGTGGTCCTCGGATACGACCGCGGGTGCTCGGCGCGCTGTTCGACGGGATCGAGTTCCGCGGGTTCGGCCAGAGCACCGTCGAGGAGCTGA
- a CDS encoding cation-translocating P-type ATPase, producing MALSEPHAVDERESRSAGWHASSGEDVLARLSSDRRGLSAHEAARRMGEHGPNRLTRRQGPSAWAVLARQFASPLIYALLISAAVAFAFGDLADGAVVLGVVVLNALIGFVQEYRAGRAIQALAQLVAEPATVLRDERWTQVDAADLVPGDVVSIEAGGRVVADLRILQANGLRVDESTLTGESVPVDKSADPVGPAAELAERRSMLHGGTLVTTGSAVAAVVETGDRTELGRISGLLGGIEQTQTPLTLGIARLGSTITKIIGVVAVVLLGVALLRGFPAADAAMAAITLAVAAIPEGLPAIVTIALAVGVQRMAGRRAVVRELPAVETLGSTSVVCTDKTGTLTRNEMTVRRAWTPHGGEAEFDGVGYEATGRIVAGGGLAGPLRNLLIGAALANEARLDGSGDRRTVLGDPTDGALLVAAERGGVELDELFRNHPPRAVLPFDSGRKYMASAPAWSADGVTYFKGAPEVLLAHVDPVEADVARTVLDAYTADGMRVLALCLRYGPEGDAVVLDGRRLELLGLVALIDPLRPEVVDAVEACHRASVSVKMITGDHAATAAAIGRELGIGHGSPMTGAEIAELSADELRHRVRTTDVFARVAPEHKLALVRALQAGGAVTAMTGDGVNDAPALRQADIGVAMGRAGTAAAKEAADIVLGDDNFATIRAAIEEGRRVYDNLVKALAFVLPTNVGEALIILVAVLAFPVVGGSPVLPIEPVQILWINLVATVSLALPIAFEAQEPDSMRKPPRDRNEPVLSRFVVVRTVYVGALMAAVAIALFLVAGPGAEVAQAQTLAVTSVAFFQIFYLLMCRTLTAPVRSVGWTSNRYVFAGIAALLVLQASVVHLPFLQAVFHTEDLTVPQWALAAASGAVVVPVVAVEKWWRRRALTP from the coding sequence ATGGCGCTCTCAGAGCCGCACGCAGTGGACGAGCGCGAGAGCCGGTCCGCGGGCTGGCACGCCTCGTCCGGCGAGGACGTCCTCGCCCGCCTGTCGAGCGATCGGCGAGGGCTGAGCGCCCACGAGGCTGCGCGCCGGATGGGCGAACACGGTCCGAACCGGCTCACCCGCCGGCAGGGCCCCTCGGCCTGGGCCGTGCTGGCGCGGCAGTTCGCCAGCCCGCTGATCTACGCGCTGCTGATCTCGGCCGCCGTGGCCTTCGCGTTCGGGGACCTGGCGGACGGCGCCGTGGTGCTCGGTGTCGTGGTGCTGAACGCGCTGATCGGATTCGTGCAGGAGTACCGGGCGGGTAGGGCGATCCAGGCACTCGCCCAGTTGGTGGCGGAGCCGGCGACGGTGCTGCGCGACGAGCGCTGGACGCAGGTGGATGCCGCGGACCTCGTTCCCGGGGACGTCGTGTCGATCGAGGCGGGTGGCCGGGTCGTGGCCGACCTGAGGATCCTGCAGGCGAACGGCCTTCGCGTCGACGAGTCCACGCTCACCGGCGAGTCGGTGCCGGTGGACAAGTCGGCCGACCCGGTCGGTCCGGCCGCGGAACTCGCCGAACGGCGGTCGATGCTGCACGGGGGCACTCTTGTGACGACCGGCTCGGCCGTTGCCGCCGTGGTCGAGACCGGGGATCGGACGGAGCTGGGACGGATCTCCGGCCTGCTCGGTGGCATCGAACAGACCCAGACCCCGCTGACCCTCGGCATCGCCCGGCTCGGATCGACGATCACCAAGATCATCGGCGTGGTGGCGGTGGTCCTGCTCGGAGTCGCGCTGCTGCGGGGGTTCCCGGCCGCCGACGCCGCCATGGCCGCGATCACGCTGGCCGTCGCGGCGATCCCGGAAGGACTGCCTGCCATCGTGACGATCGCACTGGCCGTCGGGGTGCAGCGGATGGCCGGCAGGCGGGCGGTGGTCCGCGAGCTGCCCGCGGTCGAGACCTTGGGATCCACGTCCGTGGTCTGCACGGACAAGACCGGCACGCTGACCCGCAACGAGATGACGGTCCGCCGCGCGTGGACGCCCCACGGCGGCGAGGCGGAGTTCGACGGCGTCGGATACGAGGCCACCGGGCGGATCGTGGCCGGTGGCGGGCTCGCCGGTCCACTGCGGAACCTGCTGATCGGGGCCGCGCTGGCGAACGAGGCTCGGCTCGACGGTTCCGGCGATCGGCGGACCGTGCTGGGCGACCCGACCGACGGCGCGCTGCTCGTCGCCGCCGAACGGGGCGGCGTCGAACTCGACGAGCTGTTCCGGAACCACCCGCCGCGTGCGGTGCTGCCGTTCGACTCCGGCCGCAAGTACATGGCCAGCGCCCCCGCATGGAGCGCCGACGGGGTCACCTATTTCAAGGGCGCACCGGAGGTCCTGCTCGCACACGTCGACCCCGTCGAGGCCGACGTGGCACGCACCGTCCTCGATGCCTACACGGCCGACGGCATGCGGGTTCTCGCGCTCTGCCTCCGATACGGCCCGGAGGGCGATGCGGTGGTTCTCGACGGCCGCAGGCTCGAACTGCTCGGCCTCGTCGCGTTGATCGACCCGCTACGGCCCGAGGTGGTGGACGCTGTGGAGGCGTGCCATCGCGCAAGCGTGAGCGTCAAGATGATCACTGGCGACCACGCCGCGACCGCGGCTGCGATCGGCCGTGAGCTCGGCATTGGGCACGGTTCGCCGATGACCGGCGCCGAGATCGCGGAGCTCTCCGCGGACGAGCTGCGGCACCGGGTCCGGACCACCGACGTCTTCGCGCGCGTGGCACCCGAGCACAAGCTCGCGCTCGTACGGGCGCTCCAGGCAGGGGGCGCGGTGACGGCGATGACCGGTGACGGCGTCAACGACGCGCCTGCGCTGCGTCAGGCCGACATCGGGGTGGCGATGGGGCGCGCCGGTACCGCGGCGGCGAAGGAAGCCGCCGACATCGTCCTCGGTGACGACAACTTCGCGACGATCCGGGCAGCCATCGAGGAGGGGCGCCGGGTCTACGACAACCTGGTCAAGGCACTGGCATTCGTGCTGCCGACCAACGTCGGCGAGGCGCTGATCATCCTGGTGGCGGTGCTGGCGTTCCCGGTGGTCGGAGGCTCCCCCGTCCTGCCGATCGAGCCCGTGCAGATCCTGTGGATCAACCTGGTGGCGACGGTGTCACTCGCGCTTCCCATCGCATTCGAGGCGCAGGAGCCCGACTCGATGCGCAAGCCACCTCGCGATCGGAACGAGCCGGTGCTGTCGCGCTTCGTCGTGGTCCGCACGGTCTACGTCGGCGCGCTCATGGCGGCGGTCGCGATCGCGCTGTTCCTGGTGGCCGGGCCGGGTGCTGAGGTCGCACAGGCCCAGACGCTCGCGGTGACGTCGGTGGCCTTCTTCCAGATCTTCTACCTGCTCATGTGCCGGACCCTGACCGCACCGGTGCGCAGCGTCGGCTGGACCTCGAACCGGTACGTCTTCGCCGGCATCGCGGCGCTGCTGGTGCTCCAGGCCTCGGTCGTGCACCTGCCGTTCCTGCAGGCGGTCTTCCACACCGAGGACCTGACGGTCCCGCAGTGGGCGCTCGCGGCAGCGTCGGGTGCGGTGGTGGTACCCGTGGTCGCGGTGGAGAAGTGGTGGCGGCGAAGGGCACTCACGCCGTGA
- a CDS encoding SDR family oxidoreductase encodes MKVVVIGGTGLIGSKLVAKLGEHGHEAVPAAPNTGVNTLTGEGLAEVLDGAAVVVDVSNSPSFADDAVMEFFRTSTTNLLGYSAKAGVGHYVALSVVGTDRLSESGYFRAKIEQERLIREADRPYSIVHATQFFEFVRGIADLSTVDGKVLLPPALFQPMASDDVAAGVGRVAVGEPLNGIREIGGPEQFRLDELVRKALAARNDPREVVTDEKARYSGALIGERTLLPGPDAQLGEITLGTWLAQQK; translated from the coding sequence GTGAAGGTTGTTGTGATCGGTGGGACCGGGCTGATCGGGTCGAAGCTGGTGGCCAAGCTGGGCGAGCACGGGCACGAGGCGGTGCCGGCGGCCCCGAACACCGGCGTGAACACGCTGACGGGCGAGGGGCTCGCCGAGGTGCTCGACGGCGCGGCGGTCGTGGTGGACGTGTCGAACTCGCCGTCTTTCGCCGACGACGCGGTGATGGAGTTCTTCCGGACCTCGACCACGAACCTGCTGGGGTACTCGGCGAAGGCGGGGGTCGGGCACTACGTGGCGCTGTCGGTGGTCGGTACGGACCGGCTGTCGGAGTCGGGCTACTTCCGCGCGAAGATCGAGCAGGAGAGGCTGATCCGCGAGGCGGACCGGCCGTACTCGATCGTGCACGCCACGCAGTTCTTCGAGTTCGTCCGGGGTATTGCGGACCTGAGCACGGTCGACGGCAAGGTCCTCCTGCCGCCTGCCCTGTTCCAGCCGATGGCGTCCGACGACGTCGCCGCCGGGGTCGGCCGGGTCGCGGTGGGGGAGCCGCTGAACGGGATCCGCGAGATCGGCGGCCCCGAGCAGTTCCGGCTGGACGAGCTGGTGCGCAAGGCCCTCGCGGCGAGGAACGACCCGCGCGAGGTCGTCACCGACGAGAAGGCGCGTTACTCCGGCGCGCTGATCGGCGAGCGGACGCTGCTCCCCGGCCCGGACGCCCAGCTCGGGGAGATCACCCTCGGCACCTGGCTCGCCCAGCAGAAGTGA
- a CDS encoding cupin domain-containing protein: MTVDHSHHIDDPNRTTPPPQFTVAGSVPTPPMPDQSEAMTIVVTLPPGSTGSPPHRHSGPAFGYVLEGQMIFELEGDPERVVRAGETFWEPGGDLIHYQDGNNLADAQTRFVVTMFCVPGQPMLVPVSAEELEERRPRRAPRPSGSRS; this comes from the coding sequence ATGACCGTCGACCACTCGCACCACATCGACGACCCGAACCGGACGACGCCCCCGCCGCAGTTCACGGTCGCCGGCTCGGTGCCGACCCCGCCGATGCCGGATCAGTCCGAGGCGATGACCATCGTCGTCACCCTGCCGCCGGGGAGCACCGGCAGCCCGCCGCACCGGCACTCCGGTCCGGCCTTCGGGTACGTGCTCGAGGGCCAGATGATCTTCGAGTTGGAGGGTGATCCCGAGCGCGTGGTGCGCGCCGGGGAGACCTTCTGGGAGCCCGGCGGCGACCTCATCCACTACCAGGACGGCAACAACCTCGCGGACGCGCAGACCCGGTTCGTCGTGACCATGTTCTGCGTCCCCGGCCAGCCGATGCTCGTCCCGGTGAGCGCCGAGGAGCTCGAGGAACGCCGCCCTCGTCGCGCTCCTCGCCCGTCCGGAAGCCGATCATGA
- a CDS encoding alpha/beta hydrolase, with translation MSEPVLEPAAQEIADATATPPFLYELDVEGARKVLDDIQAAPVEKLDVAEKWIAVPADVGPVTVRIVKPVGATGVLPTVLYMHGGGWVLGNAGTHDRLVRELAVGANAAVVFVEYDRSPEARYPLAIEQGYATARWITEYGRSEGLDASRLAIAGDSVGGNMSAALTIMAKQRGDVTFVHQSLYYPVTDAAQDTASYREFADGPYLTAKGMAWFWDAYTTDPAQRAEITASPLRASLEELAGLPPAFVAVDENDVLRDEGEAYARRLTQAGVPTTSVRYNGTLHDFMMLNPVHGTRAATAAIEQAIRVLRGALGTG, from the coding sequence ATGAGCGAACCCGTCCTCGAACCGGCGGCGCAGGAGATCGCGGACGCCACCGCCACGCCGCCGTTCCTGTACGAGCTCGACGTGGAGGGCGCCCGGAAGGTCCTCGACGACATCCAGGCCGCCCCTGTCGAGAAGCTCGACGTCGCCGAGAAGTGGATCGCCGTGCCGGCCGACGTCGGTCCGGTGACGGTCCGCATCGTCAAGCCGGTCGGGGCGACGGGGGTTCTGCCGACCGTCCTCTACATGCACGGTGGGGGGTGGGTCCTCGGCAACGCCGGCACCCACGATCGGCTCGTGCGCGAGCTCGCCGTGGGCGCGAACGCCGCGGTCGTGTTCGTCGAGTACGACCGCTCGCCGGAGGCCCGCTACCCGCTCGCCATCGAGCAGGGTTACGCGACCGCCCGGTGGATCACCGAGTACGGCCGGTCAGAGGGACTCGACGCGTCGCGGCTCGCCATCGCCGGTGACTCCGTCGGCGGGAACATGAGCGCGGCCCTCACGATCATGGCGAAGCAGCGGGGCGACGTCACGTTCGTGCACCAGTCGCTGTACTACCCGGTCACCGACGCCGCGCAGGACACGGCGAGCTACCGGGAGTTCGCGGACGGCCCGTACCTGACCGCGAAGGGGATGGCCTGGTTCTGGGACGCCTACACGACCGACCCCGCCCAGCGGGCGGAGATCACCGCGTCACCGCTGCGGGCGAGCCTCGAGGAGCTCGCGGGCCTGCCCCCAGCGTTCGTCGCGGTGGACGAGAACGACGTCCTCCGCGACGAGGGTGAGGCCTACGCCCGCCGCCTCACGCAGGCGGGCGTGCCCACGACGAGCGTCCGCTACAACGGCACGCTCCACGACTTCATGATGCTCAACCCCGTGCACGGGACCCGCGCCGCGACGGCCGCCATCGAGCAGGCCATCCGCGTCCTGCGCGGGGCGCTCGGCACCGGCTGA
- a CDS encoding alpha/beta fold hydrolase, translating to MSAQNLTVLLIHGAFAESASWNPVIARLRAESVDVVAVANPLRSVSGDAAYLRDVITGIGTPVVLAGHSYGGMVITEAAAGNDAVRALVYAAAFAPDRGESALQLASRFPGSTLGEAIVPSPVAGGGNEFRIRPDAFHHQFVADGTAEEAALMAVTQRPVTEAALAEGLPTDVPAWRQLPSWFVFGDQDRNIPAEALRFMADRAGSKGTREVAGASHAISVGAPDQVTATILDAVGAAG from the coding sequence ATGTCCGCACAGAACCTCACCGTGCTCCTGATCCACGGAGCCTTCGCCGAGTCCGCGAGCTGGAACCCGGTGATCGCCAGGCTCCGCGCGGAGTCGGTGGACGTCGTCGCGGTGGCCAACCCGCTGCGCAGCGTCTCCGGTGACGCCGCCTACCTGCGCGACGTCATCACCGGCATCGGCACGCCGGTCGTGCTCGCCGGTCACTCCTACGGCGGCATGGTGATCACCGAGGCGGCGGCGGGCAACGACGCCGTCAGGGCGCTCGTCTACGCCGCCGCGTTCGCCCCCGACCGCGGCGAGAGCGCGCTCCAGCTGGCGAGCCGGTTCCCCGGCAGCACGCTCGGCGAGGCCATCGTGCCCTCCCCGGTCGCGGGCGGGGGCAACGAGTTCCGGATCCGGCCGGACGCGTTCCACCATCAGTTCGTCGCCGACGGGACGGCGGAAGAGGCCGCGCTGATGGCGGTGACCCAGCGCCCGGTCACGGAGGCGGCGCTGGCCGAAGGCCTGCCCACGGACGTACCGGCGTGGCGGCAGCTGCCGTCGTGGTTCGTGTTCGGCGACCAGGACCGCAACATCCCCGCAGAGGCGCTGCGGTTCATGGCCGATCGCGCGGGGTCGAAGGGCACTCGCGAGGTCGCGGGCGCATCGCACGCCATCAGCGTCGGGGCACCCGACCAGGTGACGGCGACCATCCTCGACGCGGTCGGGGCGGCCGGGTGA
- a CDS encoding alpha/beta fold hydrolase, translated as MSAGDGQRLEPVRRVHAGVLDVAYHEDGPADGEVVLLLHGFPYDIHSYVDVAPALAAEGFRVIVPHLRGHGATRFLDPATPRSGQQAALGADVVALLDALGIRRAVLAGYDWGARAACVVAALWPERCTGLVSVNSYLIQDIAAAMTPIRPDLEAGFWYFYYFLTERGRAGLAADPRGVAEVIWRRNSPAWPFDDATLDRAAEAFTNPDYVDVVIHSYRHRLGYAPGAPAYAEIERRLAAMPVITVPAVTLDGLADGNFPATDGSPSAAHFTGPRLHLQVTGAGHNLPQEAPKDFADAVREVIHLRHAWSEDEHPDRR; from the coding sequence GTGAGCGCGGGGGACGGTCAGCGGCTCGAACCGGTGCGGCGCGTCCACGCCGGAGTGCTCGACGTGGCCTACCACGAGGATGGCCCTGCCGACGGGGAGGTCGTGCTCCTCCTGCATGGTTTCCCCTACGACATCCACAGCTACGTCGACGTCGCGCCCGCGCTCGCCGCCGAGGGTTTCCGCGTGATCGTCCCCCACCTCCGCGGGCACGGAGCCACCCGGTTCCTCGATCCCGCAACGCCACGAAGCGGCCAGCAGGCCGCGCTGGGCGCCGACGTCGTGGCCCTGCTGGACGCGCTCGGCATCCGCCGCGCCGTCCTCGCCGGCTACGACTGGGGAGCCCGCGCGGCCTGCGTGGTGGCCGCGCTCTGGCCCGAGCGCTGTACCGGGCTCGTGTCCGTCAACAGCTACCTGATCCAGGACATCGCCGCGGCGATGACGCCGATCCGGCCCGATCTGGAAGCCGGGTTCTGGTACTTCTACTACTTCCTCACCGAACGCGGCAGGGCCGGGCTCGCCGCCGACCCCCGCGGCGTCGCCGAGGTGATCTGGCGGCGCAACTCGCCCGCGTGGCCGTTCGACGACGCCACGCTCGACCGGGCTGCCGAGGCCTTCACCAACCCCGACTACGTCGATGTGGTCATCCACTCCTATCGCCACCGCCTCGGATACGCCCCCGGCGCCCCGGCCTACGCCGAGATCGAACGACGACTCGCCGCTATGCCGGTGATCACGGTCCCGGCCGTCACCCTTGACGGCCTCGCCGACGGGAACTTCCCCGCCACCGACGGCAGCCCGTCAGCAGCGCATTTCACCGGCCCTCGACTGCACCTCCAGGTCACCGGGGCGGGGCACAACCTGCCCCAGGAAGCCCCGAAGGACTTCGCCGACGCCGTCCGAGAGGTGATCCACCTACGTCACGCATGGAGCGAAGATGAGCACCCCGACCGGCGATGA